One stretch of bacterium DNA includes these proteins:
- a CDS encoding ABC transporter permease — MVVPFLREVLRHLGAYFLMVYYSLSGIVGLKREEVLRQLEFFAISSLFIVALAASFTGMVTSVQSAYQIRGLLPLDLLGAGVGKMVTIELGPVLTALILAGRAGAAIASEIATMNVTDQL, encoded by the coding sequence GTGGTAGTTCCTTTTTTAAGAGAAGTATTAAGGCATCTTGGTGCTTATTTTTTAATGGTCTATTACTCCCTTTCCGGAATTGTCGGTTTAAAAAGGGAAGAGGTTTTGAGGCAGCTGGAATTTTTTGCTATAAGCTCCCTCTTCATCGTCGCTCTTGCTGCTTCTTTCACTGGAATGGTTACCAGTGTTCAGAGTGCCTACCAGATAAGAGGACTTTTGCCCCTCGATCTGCTTGGAGCGGGTGTAGGGAAAATGGTTACCATTGAGCTTGGGCCAGTTCTTACCGCTTTGATACTTGCGGGTAGAGCCGGGGCTGCCATCGCTTCTGAAATTGCAACGATGAATGTCACGGACCAGCTTG